In Phyllostomus discolor isolate MPI-MPIP mPhyDis1 chromosome 2, mPhyDis1.pri.v3, whole genome shotgun sequence, the following are encoded in one genomic region:
- the MFSD5 gene encoding molybdate-anion transporter produces the protein MLVTAYLVFVVLLVSCLGLELSRCQAKPPGRACSNPSFLRFQLDFYQVYFLALAADWLQAPYLYKLYQHYHFLEGQIAILYVCGLASTVLFGLVASSLVDWLGRKKSCVLFSLTYSLCCLTKLSRDYFVLLVGRALGGLSTALLFSAFEAWYIHEHVERHDFPAEWIPATFARAAFWNYVLAVVAGVAAEAVACWMGLGPVAPFVAAIPLLALAGALVLHNWGENYDRQRAFSRTCAGGLRCLLSDRRVLLLGTIQALFESVIFIFVFLWTPVLDPHGAPLGIIFSSFMAASLLGSSLYRIATSKKYHLQPMHLLSLAVLIVVFSLFMLTFSTSPGQESPVESFIAFLLIELACGLYFPSMSFLRRKVIPETEQAGVLNWFRVPLHLLACLGLLVLHDSDRKTGTRNMFSICSAVMVMALLAVVGLFTVVRHDAELRVPSPTGEPYSPEL, from the coding sequence ATGCTGGTGACTGCCTACCTTGTCTTTGTGGTCCTCCTGGTCTCCTGCCTGGGGTTGGAATTGTCAAGATGCCAGGCTAAGCCCCCAGGAAGGGCCTGCAGCAACCCCTCCTTCCTTCGGTTTCAACTGGACTTTTATCAGGTCTACTTCCTGGCCCTGGCAGCTGACTGGCTTCAGGCCCCCTACCTCTATAAACTCTATCAGCATTACCACTTTTTGGAAGGTCAAATTGCCATCCTCTATGTCTGTGGTCTTGCCTCCACAGTTCTCTTTGGACTGGTAGCCTCCTCCCTTGTGGATTGGCTAGGTCGAAAAAAGTCTTGTGTCCTCTTCTCCCTCACTTACTCTCTGTGCTGCTTAACCAAACTCTCTCGGGACTACTTTGTGTTGCTGGTAGGGCGAGCACTTGGTGGGCTGTCCACTGCCCTGCTCTTCTCTGCCTTCGAGGCCTGGTACATCCATGAACACGTGGAGCGGCATGACTTCCCTGCTGAGTGGATCCCAGCTACCTTTGCTCGAGCCGCCTTCTGGAACTATGTGCTGGCTGTAGTGGCAGGTGTGGCAGCTGAAGCTGTGGCCTGCTGGATGGGACTGGGGCCTGTAGCACCCTTTGTGGCTGCCATCCCTCTCTTAGCTCTGGCTGGAGCCTTGGTCCTTCACAACTGGGGAGAGAACTATGATCGGCAGCGTGCCTTCTCAAGGACCTGTGCTGGGGGCCTGCGCTGCCTCCTGTCAGACCGCCGTGTGCTACTGCTGGGTACCATACAGGCCCTGTTTGAAAGTGTCATCttcatctttgttttcctctGGACACCTGTGCTGGACCCACATGGGGCCCCACTAGGCATCATCTTCTCCAGTTTCATGGCAGCCAGCCTGCTCGGCTCTTCCTTGTATCGCATCGCTACCTCCAAGAAGTACCACCTTCAGCCTATGCACCTACTCTCCCTTGCTGTCCTCATCGTCGTCTTCTCCCTCTTCATGCTGACTTTCTCCACCAGTCCAGGCCAGGAGAGTCCCGTGGAGTCCTTCATAGCCTTCCTACTTATCGAATTGGCCTGTGGACTGTACTTTCCCAGCATGAGCTTCCTTCGAAGAAAGGTGATCCCTGAGACAGAGCAAGCTGGTGTACTCAACTGGTTCCGGGTGCCCCTGCACTTACTGGCCTGCCTGGGGCTCCTAGTCCTCCATGACAGTGATCGCAAAACAGGCACTCGGAACATGTTCAGCATATGCTCCGCTGTCATGGTTATGGCTCTGCTGGCAGTGGTGGGGCTCTTCACCGTTGTAAGGCACGATGCCGAACTGCGGGTGCCCTCACCTACTGGGGAGCCCTACTCCCCTGAGCTCTAA